A region from the Curtobacterium sp. MCBA15_012 genome encodes:
- a CDS encoding L-threonylcarbamoyladenylate synthase has protein sequence MTTAVRWSDDVQAAAAQRLVAPGGMIVAPTKVGYIVMTTDRRGLERKFDAKQRPLSKPGVVLVSSLEMVHRLAETTPEIDALYERCWNEDVLLGCILPWRPDGLRHIPDDGSRELVMDSRATSCFVIRFGVPAESIARDLWEQHELLSFASSANPSGQGNRGVLAGIGDRIAGAADLLVEADDYVASVQPDRDADTRWEQGVMVSMVDQGGHLVPEQHGARSVAPVPTLIRKGLDLDRIMRFLSDQFPSWDHRHGQYH, from the coding sequence ATGACCACAGCAGTGCGATGGAGTGACGACGTGCAGGCAGCGGCAGCGCAGCGCCTCGTGGCCCCGGGTGGCATGATCGTCGCCCCCACCAAGGTCGGCTACATCGTGATGACGACCGATCGACGTGGCCTGGAGCGGAAGTTCGACGCCAAGCAGCGGCCCCTGTCGAAGCCCGGGGTGGTCCTCGTCAGCTCGCTCGAGATGGTGCATCGACTGGCCGAGACGACGCCGGAGATCGACGCACTCTACGAACGCTGCTGGAACGAGGACGTCCTGCTCGGCTGCATCCTCCCCTGGCGCCCGGACGGACTGCGACACATCCCCGACGACGGCTCCCGCGAACTCGTGATGGACAGCCGGGCGACGTCGTGCTTCGTCATCCGCTTCGGAGTGCCGGCCGAATCGATCGCGCGAGACCTCTGGGAGCAGCACGAACTGCTCTCGTTCGCGAGTTCGGCGAACCCGTCCGGGCAGGGGAACCGCGGTGTCCTCGCCGGGATCGGCGATCGGATCGCTGGCGCAGCGGACCTCCTCGTCGAGGCCGACGACTACGTCGCCTCCGTCCAGCCCGACCGCGACGCTGACACCCGCTGGGAACAGGGCGTCATGGTGTCGATGGTCGACCAGGGCGGGCACCTCGTGCCCGAGCAACACGGAGCCCGCTCGGTCGCTCCGGTTCCGACGCTCATCCGGAAGGGACTCGACCTCGACCGCATCATGCGGTTCCTGTCCGACCAGTTCCCGAGCTGGGACCACCGCCACGGGCAGTACCACTAG
- a CDS encoding long-chain fatty acid--CoA ligase: MTSTAPTPDTTATPVRRTQATASVAAILAESAARLPDDVAVVVGDERTTYSELWAQTLAYAGALRARGIGEGDRVAMLVPNVADFARVYYATLALGAVVVPVHALLKRREIEYVLQDSGAAVLVCAAPLLAEGAAGAALAGVDVVTVLAPADADTGHDGLEALAAAATPLTTYTPRDPFDTATILYTSGTTGRPKGAEGSHFALLAQVDTNLMSTFDMRRGDVLLGALPLFHTFGQTCTMNTGFRAGATIVMLPRFDGDAALAAMVEHECVIFMGVPTMYMALLDAASRSDARPALRYAISGGASLPLAVLERFQQVYDAPIHEGYGLTETSPVASFNHVGTAPRPGTIGTPVWGVDIEIADPEVQDAVHFLPRGEIGELVIRGHNLMNGYLNRPEDTAAVMVEGWFRTGDLGTKSEDGYLTIVDRTKDMIIRNGYNVYPRQVEEVLATHPDVTMAAVFGVPHEVHGQEVAAAVVLRGGATVTPEELVRFVADEIAAYKYPRTVHVVDALPLGPSGKVLKRELVERFGR, encoded by the coding sequence ATGACCAGCACCGCACCCACCCCCGACACCACGGCGACCCCCGTCCGCCGTACCCAGGCGACCGCGTCGGTCGCCGCGATCCTCGCGGAGTCCGCCGCCCGGTTGCCCGACGACGTCGCCGTCGTCGTGGGGGACGAGCGCACGACCTATTCGGAGCTGTGGGCGCAGACGCTCGCGTACGCCGGTGCGCTCCGTGCGCGCGGCATCGGCGAGGGCGACCGGGTCGCCATGCTCGTCCCGAACGTCGCGGACTTCGCCCGCGTCTACTACGCGACCCTCGCGCTCGGCGCGGTCGTCGTGCCCGTGCACGCACTCCTCAAGCGCCGCGAGATCGAGTACGTCCTGCAGGACAGCGGCGCAGCCGTCCTCGTCTGCGCGGCGCCGCTGCTCGCCGAGGGGGCCGCGGGTGCGGCCCTCGCCGGTGTCGACGTGGTCACCGTGCTCGCGCCGGCCGACGCCGACACGGGGCACGACGGCCTGGAGGCGCTGGCCGCCGCCGCCACGCCCCTCACCACGTACACGCCCCGCGATCCCTTCGACACCGCGACGATCCTGTACACGAGCGGCACGACGGGGCGGCCCAAGGGTGCCGAGGGGTCGCACTTCGCGCTCCTCGCCCAGGTCGACACGAACCTGATGAGCACGTTCGACATGCGCCGCGGTGACGTCCTGCTCGGCGCGCTCCCGCTCTTCCACACGTTCGGGCAGACCTGCACGATGAACACCGGCTTCCGCGCCGGCGCCACCATCGTCATGCTGCCGAGGTTCGACGGCGACGCGGCCCTCGCGGCGATGGTCGAGCACGAGTGCGTGATCTTCATGGGGGTGCCGACGATGTACATGGCGCTCCTCGACGCCGCGAGCCGGAGCGACGCGCGCCCGGCCCTGCGCTACGCCATCTCCGGGGGAGCCTCCCTGCCGCTCGCCGTGCTCGAGCGCTTCCAGCAGGTGTACGACGCTCCGATCCACGAGGGCTACGGCCTGACCGAGACCTCGCCCGTCGCGTCGTTCAACCACGTCGGCACCGCACCGCGGCCCGGGACCATCGGCACGCCCGTCTGGGGCGTCGACATCGAGATCGCCGACCCCGAGGTCCAGGACGCCGTGCACTTCCTGCCCCGTGGCGAGATCGGCGAGCTCGTCATCCGCGGGCACAACCTCATGAACGGGTACCTGAACCGCCCGGAGGACACCGCCGCGGTCATGGTGGAGGGGTGGTTCCGCACCGGCGACCTCGGGACGAAGAGCGAGGACGGGTACCTCACCATCGTCGACCGGACGAAGGACATGATCATCCGCAACGGCTACAACGTGTACCCGCGGCAGGTCGAGGAGGTCCTCGCGACCCACCCCGACGTGACCATGGCCGCGGTGTTCGGCGTGCCGCACGAGGTGCACGGCCAGGAGGTCGCCGCCGCCGTCGTCCTGCGCGGTGGAGCGACCGTCACGCCGGAGGAGCTCGTCCGGTTCGTCGCCGACGAGATCGCCGCGTACAAGTACCCGCGCACGGTCCACGTCGTCGACGCGCTCCCGCTCGGCCCGAGCGGCAAGGTGCTCAAGCGCGAGTTGGTCGAGCGCTTCGGCCGGTAG
- a CDS encoding MarR family winged helix-turn-helix transcriptional regulator — protein sequence MSEDDTYGATGYWYPGRPGRSGVELLTMMRRYRASEVAMRERTRRSMGMNATDMEAVRFLLRAGERGQQVRPGDLTAHLGITSASTTAVLKRLVASGHVERRADPNDGRGVLLVATGHTDDEVRTELTDVHARMIAAAERLSPQTIDEMRAFFADVIDAMDADGSEVGDPMSHMRTHPSR from the coding sequence GTGAGCGAGGACGACACGTACGGCGCGACGGGGTACTGGTACCCGGGCCGTCCCGGTCGGAGCGGTGTCGAGCTGCTGACGATGATGCGGCGCTACCGCGCCTCGGAGGTCGCGATGCGGGAACGCACGCGCCGGTCGATGGGCATGAACGCCACCGACATGGAGGCCGTGCGGTTCCTGCTCCGCGCCGGCGAACGCGGCCAGCAGGTGCGCCCGGGTGACCTGACGGCACACCTCGGGATCACCTCGGCGTCGACCACCGCGGTGCTCAAGCGACTCGTCGCCTCGGGGCACGTCGAGCGGCGCGCCGACCCGAACGACGGCCGCGGGGTGCTCCTGGTCGCGACCGGCCACACCGACGACGAGGTGCGGACCGAACTGACCGACGTGCACGCCCGGATGATCGCCGCGGCGGAGCGGCTGTCCCCGCAGACGATCGACGAGATGCGCGCGTTCTTCGCGGACGTGATCGATGCGATGGACGCCGACGGGTCGGAGGTGGGCGACCCGATGTCCCATATGCGTACGCATCCAAGTCGGTAG
- a CDS encoding AMP-binding protein → MPSSNPTTAYRAARDELLAVLDEHDAGRAEAARRAFRWPDVGETFNWATDWFDVVARGNDRVALWIVDGEGGSRTTYAEMAARSDRLAVHLDRLGVRKGDHVLVMLGNQLELWETMLAVMKLGAVILPTSTMLDTADLQDRIDRGGVAHVVTNHGETPKFDGVTGAPSRIVIGGAADGWTTYPDDLGTPTDTAARPVVTTLTTDPCLVYFTSGTTSKPKMVVHTQASYPIGHLSTMHWLGIRPGDVHLAISSPGWGKHAWSCFFAPWIAEATVFVYDTPRFDPAGLLDQLDRAGVDTFCAPPTAWRMLLQADLGPKPRALREVVSAGEPLNPEVIARVQDAWGLTIRDGYGQTETTAIIANAPGAPVTPGAMGRPLPGVTVTLLDPLTGAPVDEGEVCLDLTERPTNLMAGYLGDPDRTADAMRDGFFHTGDVASRDADGQLTFIGRTDDVFKSSDYKVSPFEVESALLQHAAVAESAVVPAPDAARLNVVKAYVTLAAGWEPSEETARRVLEHARTALPAYARVRRVEFGELPKTISGKIRRVELREREERSAASGTAVTGEWRDDQFPELRAVGRRADDRHGAAGSDESGSGSDGSSS, encoded by the coding sequence GTGCCCTCCTCGAACCCGACCACGGCCTACCGCGCGGCGCGCGACGAGCTCCTCGCCGTCCTCGACGAGCACGACGCCGGCCGTGCCGAAGCAGCGCGCCGTGCCTTCCGGTGGCCCGACGTCGGCGAGACGTTCAACTGGGCGACCGACTGGTTCGACGTCGTCGCCCGGGGGAACGACCGCGTCGCTCTCTGGATCGTCGACGGCGAGGGCGGGTCGCGCACGACCTACGCCGAGATGGCCGCACGGTCGGACCGCCTCGCGGTGCACCTCGACCGCCTCGGGGTCCGCAAGGGCGACCACGTGCTCGTCATGCTCGGCAACCAGCTCGAGCTGTGGGAGACGATGCTCGCCGTGATGAAGCTCGGCGCCGTGATCCTGCCGACCTCCACGATGCTCGACACCGCCGACCTGCAGGACCGCATCGACCGCGGTGGCGTCGCACACGTCGTGACGAACCACGGCGAGACCCCGAAGTTCGACGGTGTCACGGGAGCGCCGTCGCGCATCGTGATCGGCGGCGCGGCCGACGGCTGGACGACCTACCCCGACGACCTCGGCACCCCGACCGACACCGCCGCGCGCCCCGTCGTCACGACCCTGACGACCGACCCCTGCCTGGTGTACTTCACCTCGGGCACGACGTCGAAGCCGAAGATGGTCGTGCACACGCAGGCCTCGTACCCGATCGGCCACCTCAGCACGATGCACTGGCTCGGCATCCGGCCCGGCGACGTGCACCTGGCGATCAGCTCGCCCGGCTGGGGCAAGCACGCCTGGAGCTGCTTCTTCGCGCCGTGGATCGCCGAGGCGACCGTGTTCGTGTACGACACCCCGCGGTTCGACCCGGCCGGGCTCCTCGACCAGCTCGATCGGGCCGGCGTCGACACCTTCTGCGCGCCGCCGACCGCGTGGCGCATGCTGCTGCAGGCTGACCTCGGACCGAAGCCGCGCGCGCTCCGCGAGGTCGTCTCGGCCGGCGAACCGCTCAACCCGGAGGTCATCGCCCGCGTGCAGGACGCCTGGGGCCTGACCATCCGCGACGGCTACGGCCAGACCGAGACGACCGCGATCATCGCGAACGCGCCCGGCGCACCGGTCACACCCGGTGCGATGGGCCGACCGCTGCCCGGCGTCACCGTCACCCTGCTCGACCCGCTGACCGGTGCGCCCGTCGACGAGGGCGAGGTCTGCCTCGACCTGACCGAGCGGCCGACCAACCTGATGGCCGGGTACCTCGGCGACCCCGACCGCACCGCGGACGCGATGCGCGACGGGTTCTTCCACACCGGCGACGTCGCCTCGCGGGACGCCGACGGCCAGCTGACGTTCATCGGCCGGACCGACGACGTGTTCAAGTCGTCCGACTACAAGGTGTCGCCCTTCGAGGTCGAGAGCGCCCTGCTCCAGCACGCAGCCGTGGCCGAGAGCGCGGTCGTGCCCGCGCCCGACGCGGCACGCCTCAACGTGGTGAAGGCCTACGTGACGCTCGCCGCCGGGTGGGAACCCTCCGAGGAGACCGCCCGCCGTGTGCTCGAGCACGCCCGGACTGCGCTGCCCGCCTACGCACGGGTGCGTCGGGTGGAGTTCGGCGAGCTGCCGAAGACCATCTCGGGCAAGATCCGTCGCGTCGAGCTGCGGGAGCGCGAGGAGCGTTCCGCGGCGTCGGGGACGGCGGTGACGGGGGAATGGCGCGACGACCAGTTCCCCGAGCTGCGTGCGGTGGGGCGGCGCGCGGACGACCGGCACGGGGCGGCGGGATCGGACGAGTCCGGGTCCGGGTCCGACGGATCCTCTTCGTGA
- a CDS encoding RNA polymerase sigma factor, whose amino-acid sequence MGNEQPGRPGTSTDEDRVDWGRALGGDGEAFGRVFDRHRHRVLRHAQRLLPVEADAADAVAVVFLEAWRLRARVRLVDGSVLPWLLVTATNTARNQGRATRRYRAALDRLPPPEPSPDHADRETDGEAVRALRTLAPRDQEVLTLVVLEGYAEREVAEALGIPPGTVKSRLSRARARLAARLARSSDAEPHDHHHDHHHEHQHQHQHQHQHQPARRTRPNGARP is encoded by the coding sequence ATGGGGAACGAGCAGCCCGGCAGACCGGGCACGAGCACCGACGAGGACCGCGTCGACTGGGGCCGGGCCCTCGGTGGTGACGGCGAGGCGTTCGGCCGCGTGTTCGACCGGCACCGGCACCGTGTGCTGCGGCACGCGCAGCGACTGCTGCCCGTCGAGGCCGACGCCGCCGACGCGGTCGCGGTCGTGTTCCTCGAGGCGTGGCGGCTCCGGGCCCGTGTGCGGCTCGTCGACGGGTCCGTGCTCCCGTGGCTGCTCGTCACGGCGACGAACACGGCGCGGAACCAGGGCCGCGCGACCCGCCGGTACCGGGCGGCGCTCGACCGGCTGCCCCCACCGGAGCCGTCGCCGGACCACGCCGACCGCGAGACCGACGGGGAGGCCGTGCGTGCCCTCCGCACGCTTGCTCCCCGGGACCAGGAGGTCCTGACCCTCGTCGTCCTGGAGGGCTACGCCGAGCGGGAGGTCGCCGAGGCGCTCGGGATCCCGCCGGGCACCGTCAAGTCCCGACTCTCCCGTGCGCGTGCCCGGTTGGCGGCACGGCTCGCGCGGTCGTCGGATGCGGAGCCACACGACCACCACCACGACCACCACCACGAGCACCAGCACCAGCACCAGCACCAGCACCAGCACCAGCCCGCACGCCGGACCCGACCGAACGGAGCACGCCCGTGA
- a CDS encoding DUF4265 domain-containing protein yields MLPLPSNPDEWVLHPAPAWGDKVDFVANTTFDDSGPGSLRFEQLLFEKLRDQRYRLCCIPFFTYGFCLGDVVALADDAEIGLTPGDVLERSDHWSLRVLLAPDGDVAALRDLLTTHCAAVETRGRLVACSVVGRGRLESLRRGLDELERGEHLSYETAWI; encoded by the coding sequence ATGTTGCCGCTGCCGTCGAATCCGGACGAGTGGGTCCTCCACCCCGCTCCGGCGTGGGGCGACAAGGTCGACTTCGTTGCGAACACGACGTTCGATGACAGCGGCCCAGGGTCGCTCCGGTTCGAACAGTTGCTCTTCGAGAAGCTCCGTGACCAGCGCTACCGGCTGTGCTGCATCCCGTTCTTCACCTACGGCTTCTGCCTCGGTGATGTCGTCGCGCTCGCGGACGACGCCGAGATCGGCCTGACCCCTGGGGACGTCCTGGAGCGGAGCGATCACTGGTCGCTTCGCGTCCTCCTCGCACCCGACGGAGACGTCGCCGCGTTGCGGGACCTGCTCACGACCCACTGCGCAGCGGTCGAGACGCGCGGGCGCCTCGTGGCTTGCTCCGTCGTCGGTCGTGGACGGCTGGAGTCCCTCCGTCGGGGCCTCGACGAACTGGAGCGCGGCGAGCACCTCTCGTACGAGACCGCTTGGATCTGA
- a CDS encoding histidine-type phosphatase produces MNARTALSCFAVTALASLALAVPAHADDAPSLSSKQPYVAPSPSDIGAYSPAPDGYAPVATESVARHGSRGLSSYKYDALLHRLAATAQAENGFLTPEIGREFSANLDAITAANVENGYGMLTGQGAAQHRGIGARAAQRNAQLFADAAKTGGRVVAETSGEQRATESGENFLAGFGMPGVALVPRPDLLYFHEVQNPDGTDKAVGSPERARAQAYEDYIARQTGAGGTIAAALQYIESRPRSVAAADDLLSGIFTPRFIAAIGTDAAHVWYDTADGTKGGGVTCAPGADRTADPDACGDPKKSIKTPVDAAMALYNLDIIAADMHDEDVAPHEFDFTQYFAGRSADAEWFAYLLDAEDFYEKGPSLAGHDETYSIAEPLLDDFFATIDARVAGGDVVATFRFAHAETIIPFAALLRLPGSTVAAPDDPAPASDADVYDSATNPWRGSQVTPMAANVQWDVVARAGIDPATGAAYTPLVRMLYNEREIAFAAGCRAVAAGSNWVKETELKRCLTGAAMSESPLIAAATPGPAGTPASSPSPMPAVTTTSAAQGAGTPVVPATGTLAATGAPSPLGPASLATLLLLAGTATLVLRRRRRRTE; encoded by the coding sequence ATGAACGCGCGCACCGCACTGTCCTGCTTCGCCGTCACCGCCCTCGCGTCGCTGGCGCTCGCGGTACCGGCACACGCCGACGACGCCCCCTCCCTCAGCAGCAAGCAGCCCTACGTCGCCCCCAGCCCGTCGGACATCGGTGCCTACTCGCCCGCTCCGGACGGCTACGCACCCGTCGCCACGGAGTCGGTCGCCCGACACGGCTCCCGGGGGCTCTCCTCCTACAAGTACGACGCGCTGCTGCACCGCCTCGCCGCGACGGCGCAGGCCGAGAACGGGTTCCTGACGCCGGAGATCGGGAGGGAGTTCTCCGCGAACCTGGACGCCATCACGGCCGCGAACGTCGAGAACGGCTACGGCATGCTCACGGGTCAGGGCGCCGCCCAGCACCGTGGCATCGGCGCGCGGGCCGCACAGCGCAACGCGCAACTGTTCGCGGACGCGGCGAAGACGGGTGGGCGTGTCGTCGCCGAGACCTCGGGTGAGCAACGCGCCACCGAGTCGGGCGAGAACTTCCTGGCGGGCTTCGGGATGCCGGGTGTCGCGCTCGTGCCGCGTCCGGATCTGCTCTACTTCCACGAGGTCCAGAACCCGGACGGCACCGACAAGGCCGTGGGGTCGCCCGAGCGTGCGCGTGCCCAGGCGTACGAGGACTACATCGCCCGACAGACCGGTGCCGGCGGCACGATCGCCGCGGCGCTGCAGTACATCGAGAGCCGGCCGCGATCGGTCGCGGCGGCCGACGACCTGCTCTCCGGCATCTTCACGCCCCGGTTCATCGCTGCGATCGGCACGGACGCGGCGCACGTCTGGTACGACACCGCCGACGGCACCAAGGGTGGCGGGGTGACGTGCGCGCCCGGCGCCGACAGGACGGCGGACCCCGACGCCTGCGGCGATCCGAAGAAGTCGATCAAGACCCCGGTCGATGCGGCGATGGCGTTGTACAACCTGGACATCATCGCGGCGGACATGCACGACGAGGACGTCGCTCCGCACGAGTTCGACTTCACCCAGTACTTCGCAGGCCGATCGGCGGATGCCGAGTGGTTCGCGTACCTGCTCGACGCCGAGGACTTCTACGAGAAGGGCCCGAGCCTCGCCGGGCACGACGAGACGTACTCGATCGCCGAGCCCCTGCTCGACGACTTCTTCGCGACCATCGACGCCCGCGTTGCCGGCGGCGACGTGGTCGCGACCTTCCGCTTCGCGCACGCCGAGACGATCATCCCGTTCGCTGCGCTGCTGCGTCTTCCGGGATCCACGGTCGCCGCACCCGACGATCCTGCTCCGGCGTCGGATGCCGACGTCTACGACTCCGCCACCAACCCGTGGCGAGGGTCCCAGGTGACACCGATGGCCGCGAACGTGCAGTGGGACGTCGTGGCGCGAGCGGGCATCGACCCCGCCACCGGAGCGGCCTACACGCCGCTGGTGCGCATGCTCTACAACGAGCGTGAGATCGCGTTCGCCGCCGGGTGCCGTGCGGTCGCCGCCGGGTCGAACTGGGTCAAGGAAACCGAGCTCAAGCGCTGCCTCACCGGCGCGGCGATGTCCGAGAGCCCGCTGATCGCTGCTGCCACGCCGGGACCGGCGGGGACGCCCGCCTCGTCGCCCTCCCCGATGCCGGCCGTGACCACGACATCAGCGGCTCAGGGCGCCGGCACGCCGGTGGTCCCGGCGACGGGCACGCTGGCCGCGACCGGAGCACCGTCGCCCCTCGGGCCGGCGTCGCTCGCAACGCTGCTCCTCCTCGCCGGTACCGCAACGCTGGTGCTGCGTCGCCGGCGTCGGCGCACCGAGTGA
- a CDS encoding NAD-dependent epimerase/dehydratase family protein, giving the protein MRVAITGGTGFVGRHLAERYDPEDVVIVSRRTGIEIDDVDALTEAFAGVDTVAHCAGINREIGDQSFERVHIRGTAAVLEAAHRAGVQRVVLLSFLRARPGTGSPYHETKWAAEEMVRASGLDYTVLKAGMIYGHGDHLVDHLSHTVQTVPLFASVGLREKTISPIPVAELVDVLVGALEGRLSRRTVAVRGGEALLLSEAVRRVAGVVGRPVWVFPAPVWAHRVLAQVTEWTMRVPLVAKAQVRMLAEGVTEATQPAGELPDDLAPKARFDSDHILAALPPRGGFTWRDLRLPGRP; this is encoded by the coding sequence ATGCGGGTTGCGATCACGGGCGGGACCGGCTTCGTCGGACGGCACCTCGCGGAGCGGTACGACCCCGAGGACGTGGTGATCGTCTCCCGTCGGACCGGGATCGAGATCGACGACGTCGACGCGCTCACCGAGGCGTTCGCGGGCGTCGACACCGTGGCGCACTGCGCGGGCATCAACCGCGAGATCGGTGACCAGTCGTTCGAGCGGGTGCACATCCGCGGGACGGCCGCCGTGCTCGAAGCAGCGCACCGGGCAGGGGTGCAGCGAGTCGTCCTCCTGAGCTTCCTGCGGGCGCGACCGGGCACGGGGTCTCCGTACCACGAGACGAAGTGGGCAGCGGAGGAGATGGTCCGCGCCTCTGGGCTCGACTACACCGTGCTCAAGGCCGGCATGATCTACGGCCACGGTGACCACCTCGTCGACCATCTCAGCCACACCGTGCAGACCGTGCCGCTGTTCGCTTCCGTCGGTCTGCGCGAGAAGACGATCAGCCCGATCCCGGTCGCTGAACTCGTGGACGTGCTGGTCGGCGCACTGGAGGGACGACTGTCACGCAGGACCGTCGCGGTCCGCGGCGGCGAGGCGCTGCTGCTCAGCGAGGCCGTCCGCCGTGTCGCCGGCGTGGTCGGTCGGCCGGTGTGGGTGTTCCCGGCACCGGTCTGGGCGCACCGGGTGCTCGCGCAGGTCACCGAGTGGACGATGCGGGTGCCACTCGTCGCCAAGGCGCAGGTGCGGATGCTCGCCGAGGGTGTCACGGAGGCGACACAGCCCGCCGGGGAACTGCCCGACGACCTGGCACCGAAGGCCCGCTTCGACAGTGATCACATCCTGGCCGCACTCCCACCCCGAGGCGGCTTCACGTGGCGGGACCTCCGACTGCCGGGACGTCCCTGA